The genomic DNA TAGTTGATTGCCTTTTATATAGACGCAAAGTGTTGCAAAATGAAAGTTATCTGATCCATTAACATAAATATTAAGCTAAACTTCATTAGGAAAGTACATTTGAGATATTATCATTTTCTTTTAGTAGTTTCTTCAAGATGAACGTGGAATTGACAAACATCTTCCTTCAGTCTTATAGTTTTATTTAgaattttatgtaaattttatatttGTTGTCTTTATGCTTAGTATCTTAATGCAGGCATccaatttgaccaactttttaTTTGTTGTGTGATCGATGTTTTACTACTATTACTGTTTTCTCGTCAATGTTTTAGGTGCATGTCAAACATGCTGCTAAGTGCTGTCAGAACTTACTTTCTGTTAACTTTTATAACTTGAATCCCTCAGCGCCTGCAAAGTTACTTGAACTTTACATAGACCTAAGGAGGTCAACTGAAGAACACATTCGAGTAAGTACTCGATTTAATATGTAAGCTTTATTCATCAATTAATTTCTTTGGAAATTAAATATTTTCATTTTTAGAATGAAAATTTGATTCCACATGATAACATCGTATTTCATTTTAAGGGTGTGCTAAACCAACATCCTATTTTCATTTTTAGAATGAAAATTTAATCTACATGATAACATCGTATTTCACTTTAGGGGTTTACCGAACCAACATCGGATAAGCTACTCCCAGATTTGCCTGCTGAGGTGCATATGTTCACTCTGGTACTTGATTTAAGCGAGACACTAATATATTCTGATTGGAAGGTAAATTATGAGATTTGTTCAGCCATTGACCATTTTATGTTTTTTCCAAGTAAACTGTacttttatattttaataccaTCTTGTTTGTTCATTGTATATCTGAATTTGTCTGCAGCGTGAGAGAGGCTGGAGAACATTCAAACGACCAGGTGTTGATGCCTTTCTGGAACACCTAGCccaattttatgaaattgttttatACACCGATCAGCTCCCTATGGTATGCTGATTGCCATGTAAAAAGTTATTGTTTGTGCCATTTTATCGATTTTAATCTCACTGACAGTGTCCTGCCACCTCTGACATGTGCAGTATGTCGAATCTGTTGTTGAGAGATTAGATCCAAAGCACTGTATAACATACAAGTTATCAAGGGATGCAACTAAATATAAAGATCAGAAGCATTATAGAGTAAGTACAATTCTCGCATACAACTTACCCTCCCTAGGCCCTTGCTTGTACAGCGAGATACACCCGGTATTTACGTTTGATTTAAAATTATTACATTCAATCTTGGTTCTTGCCCCCTATTATGTTTCAATCCACTACTTGTAACATTGTTTATTAGAAAATGTATATCAGGCCATTAATGCTTTGAAATGATTGGGTTAAACACATGTATGTTAAGACGAACCAAATTCtaagagaatattatttattatttaatctCCAAGATTGCGCCAGACAGCATAACTAAAGCCTAAAACATAGCCACTTTTTAAAATTAGGCTTGCATCTCCTCCTGTTGGTGGAATTTTCTTTCTGACGCTCATggatttatatataatttcactcATTTTAAGATTATAAATTACTTCTTTACATATGATGAGAAAATTTATTTTTACTGCGTGAAGTTCGACCAGTCGATGTCGCCGCAATTCGATGTGCGCATACATGGGAATATTTACCCAAAATGGAGGACATGTGTAAAATTAAATCTACTGCTTGCAGGACCTCTCGATGCTAAATAGGGACCCTTCAAGGATTCTATATTTAAGTGGTAATGCACTAGAAACTAGCCTGCAGCCAGAAAATTGTGTCCCAATAAAACCATGGAAAGGTGAATTAGAAGATACAGCACTCTTGGACTACATTCCATTTCTTGAATGTAAGTTATATCCATATTAAAATTTACAATAGAATGTTCTCCTTGTCCTTAAGTGCATAAGTCGGGCCACAAAAAGTTTTTGTTGGATATTACAATTCACCAGTGGCTTTGTTTGGGGTGCAGTTGTTGCTACACGTAAACCAGCTGATATACGCGAAGTTCTAGCTTCATATCAGGATCGTGACATACCTAAAGAGTTCATCGAACGTTCAAAAGAGTATCAGAAGTAAGTCATTTATCTTTTTGTACACTATCACGTGCTTAGTGCACAAGTAGGTGAGAAATTTGTATCTTTGCTGGTTGTCTGACAACAAActtctattatttaatttttatgcTGATGAGTCATGACTTATAAGTGTTGATCCGTGAATTTTTTGTGTAGATCGTGTTATTCATTTTGTCTGTGGCATTTGTCATGCAAATATCCTTTAATTTTTAGCATGGGCTGATAAAAGAAGCATGAGCGGAAATTGAGGGTCAGCAATAGTTAATGTTTAAAATATAGAGTAAATTGCATTTTGCAACCCATACCTTTCATTGAATAACAAAACTATATACTTACTTTCAAAAATACAGTTTGCAACCCCTAACTTTAGACATCAAATACAATATGCATCCCTTTAATcattttgttaaaaatatttatattgtggatggtaaaattgaaattcagcaaaatatttaaataataattttaatttttttaaattaaactaaaatttagaatttcaaattataaaaacaatattaatgtcaattattttattactcagtataatttttaaaattttaaaatatagatatatttagaaactttatgattatatatataaacatatattttgcttaataaatatatttcaagtatttagcattatgattaatttagagtattactaatagaaaatagctataatttttttcatgtaaaaaatgtattaaaataaatatttttaattaatttgaaattttaattattaatattaacatatcaatttcaattttataacCGCAAGGGATGCATGTTGTAGTTGATATTGAAAGTTAAGGGTTGCAAACTGTATTTTGCAAAGTAAGTATACAGTTTTGATCTTAAATGAAAGGTGGAGGTTGCAAAGTGTAATTAACTCTAAAATATATGGGATAATCTGAAGATGGTTTTCTCCATAACACAAACTGACAATTGTATTAGTATATTGTACTGACCAGCAACTTTGTCTGATAAATGAATCTGAATTGTAGGAATTTTCAGTTATATATAAACAGTTAATGACCTACCTAAGAGATCTTAGTAACCTCTCTTAATTAGGATATAACATTATTACAATATAGTGTTAGAATTAGATTATTACAACAAAGAGAATATTCATCAATTACCTTGTGGTCCTTCCTAAACCAACTTTTATGTTAATTATGTTGCCTATTGTTTGAAGAAAATGCTTGGAGCCAAATCAAGATTACTTTACCTGCACAATCCTTGTTCAAGATATCTAGGAGTTCATATTGTCTTGCTGGATCTGTTTTTGTACAAGCTTGTGATTGCTACATTACTGCTAGGATGATATAGTTCTTTCCAATGATATAGGAAAATGCAAAAACAGCAAGGCCGTTTTTGGAGACGCTGAGATCAGAGATTGTGGAACGAGATGACAACATGTAGGTCCGGTGATCACCAGGGTAGAGGAAAAGGATTAGTGCCGCGGCTGTGGAGCAAAGGAAATTTAGCTTATGAAATGACATCTACATGAAGACTTTAGATATTATGCTGATTATACCCAATTTTTGTTTTGCGTACTTAACGCGACGTTCAATATGTTTTTCTGAAAAATGTGCCACGGTGGTCAATCAATAGGTGGGTGGTAAATATGCGATCATTCACCTGCGAGACGTGTTTTTAGACATTACTCATGTCATACCTTTTCAATAAACATTAATGTTCATCTTATGTTTTAGAAGCAATCGGAGTTGATATTGCTTTGAAGGCAGATGGTATAAGCTTGTAAAACAGATACAGAATATAATTGACAAACTGGTATTTTAACATTTAAGTTGGTTCAGCAGAAATCATATGATTACCGACTGTCAGCCATAAAATTTGTTAAAAGAAATATATTGGAAACTTCGTTATAGATTTTTCAAATTCCtagatttttgaatttttaaagaataaaaatTTATAGGATTGAGTCAATATATACCTTAAATTTATTTATCCTTTCATTAGCTGATATATATTTCCGGTGTGTAAACCATGATCATTATTATTTAGATTTTTTGATGATGCTTGAAGCATACTGGCCTAGGTTGTAAGAAAATCGATATATTTGATGGTCAGCACGCAGCAGATATTAAAATTTGGAATGGAATTAGCTCTGGCAAGGCTGCTTCTCTCAGAACTCAGGCTATGCCTAAATTTTATTGTGGTATAGTCCCTCGCTTAGTAAAAAAAGGTGAGCTTTTTTAGTTGTGAAAATCGCATGTTTTTAAAATGTATGATTGTTTATTTATATTTAAGTGCAGACATTCCATCGTGTATTCTTTCTTTTTCAACGTGAAGGGTCATAGTATTACTTGATAAATAAATGTTTTAGGCTTAAAAATAAAGGTGTAAgcatttattttttaaaaattccaaaCTCTAAGAGCGTCccaatatattttataattttcttataattttagaattttaaatactgtaaaataaaaaaaatcatatttaaaGTAGAATAAGTGTTCTAATTTATAAAATACAATAGTTTCAAGAATTTAGGATGCTGGGGAAGGATAGGGGCTCTATATAATCATTCTAATCTATTTTTTAaagttttttaaaatattaaaatttgaaaaaaaaatagcATTGGGTTCTTCGGCCCTCATCTTTATCTCGCCCTGAGAGCAAATCCCACGGTGGCTAAAAGTCCAAATTTAAACCGATTTTGTCCAAATTCACTCAATAATGGCCTAAATCTCGGTTCAAATTTGGACCGATAAATAGTGACGGCCTAAAAATAGACAGACGTTATTcatcggtccaaatttggacatttttttatttactttattacataaaattttgattttggatatttataaatgtaattaactaatatttgaattcattattatatcatttataattttatattaataaaatactaaaatataaattagcaaaaaaatactaaattaaaAATACTTGCATTTCTTAAATTAAAAATAAGGAAGCTCATATTGCGCTTGGAAATGCACTAATTAAGTATTTGTGTGAAAACTAATTCTGAAAATTAGTATTAGTTAACAAtgttttaatatttaattaatatttatactTTTCTTATTTGAATGTAATGTTTATTATtacttttttttattataaaaatagaaATAAATGTGTTTactatttttaatatatatttaaagtTTAATTAGAATTACATTTCTTGTTATggattttatatttaaaataatatatttaattaataatagtaATAATCAAATATTAAGATAAAATTTAATATCATACAAGAATggaatattttttattataaaagttTAGAATATCaaagaaaaattattttataattttgacCGGAATTTAGACCTAATTGTTGAGTTTCTTGCGAGTTTTGAGGGTCTCACTGATTGTACAGTAAaatctcgataaattaataaatttgggaccataaaaaattattaattaatagaaatattaatatatcgataaattaataatttattaatttatccatatattaataatttattaatttatcgagatatattatttaaattttataacatatacaattctcagaataataatttatttttatctattgaatacttaaaataacattaaaaaatatttatgaatttaagtaAATTGAAATGATtcacttatttaattagattacGTAATGTCTGAAGTTCTCAAAAAGATCCTATTTTTTCAAAACCACTCTTGGTCCTATTTACCACAATAATAAGCAACAATTATATTACTTAATTTTCTCTTGTAATATGAACCTAATACACCAGAACTCAATAATGCAT from Apium graveolens cultivar Ventura chromosome 5, ASM990537v1, whole genome shotgun sequence includes the following:
- the LOC141661595 gene encoding mitochondrial import inner membrane translocase subunit TIM50-like; this translates as MSTVVRARLSTTILNRGNTRCFSSLYSDSTRETIGVSASISNNRATPPPNVPSRPSGKAGGKRNSWNFLMYGLVTALTGGIGAVGYATYAYSLDEIDEKTKAFRASANHTIQETGSASDKFKALMHSATVAAPAKLLELYIDLRRSTEEHIRGFTEPTSDKLLPDLPAEVHMFTLVLDLSETLIYSDWKRERGWRTFKRPGVDAFLEHLAQFYEIVLYTDQLPMYVESVVERLDPKHCITYKLSRDATKYKDQKHYRDLSMLNRDPSRILYLSGNALETSLQPENCVPIKPWKGELEDTALLDYIPFLEFVATRKPADIREVLASYQDRDIPKEFIERSKEYQKKMQKQQGRFWRR